The sequence CAACATCTAAAAGGTGATAACGCGCACCCGCCTCAAAGATGCGCACCCCACCCCCTTCAGCCGCAGTGTGTAGAACAGCATCTTCATGGGCAATCCGTACCCCAGCTAAAAAATCCACCCCAAACCTGGACCATTCCGTCCACCAAGGTAATGAAGGGCCCATCAACACGGTAACCGCATGCCGACTAAGCTCCAGCAACCGTGGCAACGTTTTGTTGGTTAAGGCCGATGCTGTAATAAAAGCCCAATCAGCCTCGGGCAGAAGATACTCACAAGCACTATCAGGTAGATCTCCTTGCTCAGGATCCCTTTCCAACACCTGCCAGTTACCCTCTTCGATCAAACGATCCAAGCCAGGATACCGCCCCACCACCACAACTTTTTTATGGGTAAGGTGCCGTTTAAAATGATCAAAAACAGCAAGGTTGGCTGAACCTGGTGTCATCAAAGGGGTTGCTTCACGCGCCCAAGCCATGGGAATACCCAAACTGGCATTTAAAGCTGCCATGCCCACGGCAGCTTCATGAAAATTCCAAGACTTGACCCACGTAATCAGCTCACTTAATGGTCGTCCACGCAGTGAGCCCGACCATGGCAGGGTACGGGTCGCCACAGAGGGGCTCATGGCTAACCCCATACCCCCATCATCGGTCCGTACCACGGTCCAAACAGGACCAATCGTCACTTCAGCAACCCGACCTTCTCCTGCTGCTAAAGTAGCCTGTTCCAACAGTTGATCATAAAGCGCCCAAGCTGATCCCATTTTCCAACTCCTGTCTGCCTTACAACAAAGCATGTCGCTTTTCAGATAAATTGTCGGAACAAATACTCAACCCACAATCTACAGTAACATTATATTTCATACACTTGCAGCATGGCATAAAAACTGATTTAAGCCAAACATTGATAGATTTTGCAAACCCTGTTCCCAAACGTATGGATACAATGATGGGCAGCCCCCTACCCAATATCTGGTACAGCTGTTTTTCCAACTTTTCTGACCATCCTTTTGAGTTGGATGATCAGTTGTGGTTCACGGTTGAACACTATTTTCAGGCTGCCAAATTTGAAAATCGTGAGCAGCAGGCACGGATCTATCAATGCCCAAGCCCCATGACAGCAGCCCTCATGGGCAAAGACCGATCCGTTCCTATTCGACCAGATTGGGAGAAGGTTAAAAGGGAGGTTATGGATCGTGCCATTAATGCCAAGTTTGATACCCATACTCAACTTGATGAATTTCTACAAGAGACCACCCCCTACCCGCTGGTTAACTACACGGCCTTTGACCCTTTTTGGGGGCAAGATAAACAAGGCAAAGGGCAAAATCAGCTTGGTCAGCTACTTATGGAACGACGGAGCCGCATGTTATGAGCGTTGTACGTAGCATCATGATGGTCGCGGGTGACAACCCCCAGCACCTAAACAAAATTCCTTCCTTGGCCGCCGATTGGGCCATGGTCAATTTGGAAGATGGTGTGGGGGATAAAAACAAAGCTCGTCAACTGGTTGCAGAGATACTTGGTACGCTAGACCCCAACATCCTTGCGAATAAGGTGGTGATCCGCATCAACCCCATGGACCGGGGAGGCTTAAAGGATTTAAAAGCTTTAAGTCACCTTAAGCCCAAAGCATTCCGCCTACCTAAAGTTGAAGATCAAGAAACACTTCATATGGCCTTAATGCAGATTGATGAGGCCGTTGATCTTCATTTTACAGTGGAGACCCGAGCCGCCTGGAACATGCTGGATCGCTTTAAAATTGATCATCGGGTCACAACGGCCTATTTAGGAATTCTCGACCTTATGGCTGATCTGGGCATTCCCCAGTCACTGCTCAAGCCAGACAATCCCACCATTGATTATATCCTGGCACGTTTTCTTGTTCAGTGCCGAAGCAACGACCTTATGCCTGTTTCTTTTGTGTATCAGGATCACCGTAATCTACAAGCATTAGAGAAGTGGTGTCACAAGGTTAAAGCGATGGGCTATACAGCCAAAGGGTGTATCGCACCTGCCCAAGCACAGATCATCAACCGTATTTTTGCTCCTGATCAAGCAGCCTTACAGCGTGCACGACAGATTGTTGAACGTTTTCACGAACACAAAACGCAGGGCGTGACAGGGTTTGTTGATCCTGATTATGGCTTCATAGATGAACCAATCGCCAGGGATGCCCAACACCTGTTAACCCTGGAAAGTTAAGAGAAAAAAATGCAGATGATTGCACTTGGCATTGAATTTATGGATCTCCAACACCAGCAGTTCGTAGAGACACTGAGATCACTAAAAGAGGAACCAGATGAGAAAATACTGGAGACCTTTCCTCTTATTGTAACCGCGCTGACCGAGCATTTCTCCCAAGAGGAGGCGCTGATGCAACAGTGCGGATTTGGTGCTCTACAGGAACATCGGGGAGAACATCAGCGGCTATTGGGTGAGTGCGCTATGCTCACTCGTTTTGCTAAACGTGGTGGCGCAGGCTCGATTATAACCTTCCTTACCGCAGAGCTTCCGAAGTGGTTTGATACGCACTTACAAACCATGGATGCCGCACTGGCCCGCCATGCGCTTGATCATCCTTTATGAGGTATTCTAACGTGATTCGCCTTCTACCTGATTACGACCCTGCGTGGCAACTAAAATGGCATGCTGCTCAGGATCAGTACCAAAAGCTGTTAGAGACCGATCGCCCCCTAACACCCGATGAGCGGGATGATCTGTTGCACGCCATGCAAGCTATGGAAACCTGTGCCAACCGTCGTTTTCGTACCACCGCTGAGTACAGAGATTTTCACTTTTTAAAAATTCAAGAACAGTTAAATGAGCACGGAGTTGTCTTTGAATTACCAGAACTTTCTGATGATGCCACATTAGATGAGATTGAACATTGGATTGATCGTGCTCACCGAGCCATTGAGACAACCATGACCGAAAATTTTTAACCCTTTCGCCTGACCATCCCCACCCCAAGAGTCATCGTAGATGACAGCTCCTCTCTATTTTCTCCCCTGTTTTCCTTTTTATCCCTAATTAACACCGAAGAAAACAACCTCAGCCACCTTTCTAGGCACCGATTTTAACGAAGCCGTGTTAGAATATCGCGTTCTGGACCCCAAGTTTACCAGCGACACAGATGTTGGCGGCCCAATGGGCGAGACGATACCGTGTGACTGGCATAGATTAAGATTGCAAGTTTGGGTGCTCAGCTGATGGATGATCCCATGGAAAACGTCAGCTTCTGCCCCCTGGAGCCCGAAACCTGTGGAAAAAACGCTTAATGCTGTTACGCAACTGATTCTGGATTTTCTACAGGAAAACCAAAACAGTACCGATCGTATTGTCGACTACCTCCCACCAGAAAAACTGGCTGAGGTATTTGACTTGAGCATCCACCCCCATGGATTGCCCGATCATGAAGCACTCATCCCTGTGCTACAGGAGTACCTTAAGCACAGCGTCAAGACAGGCCACCCACAGTTTTGTAATCAGCTGTTTGCCGGTTTTAATTTCCCAGCCTTTCTTGGGGAAGTTTTTACAGCGCTGACCAACACCTCCATGTACACTTATGAAGTCGCTCCACTGGCGACACTGATGGAGCGCTACCTTATTGAAAAGATGGGTAGCTTGGCTGGTTTTTCTAATCCGGATGGTATTTTTTCTTCCGGCGGTAGCAATTCAAACTTAATTGCCATGCTTTGTGCACGCCAAAAGATGTTCCCTGACATTAAACGTACGGGGAGCAGCGTTCTGCCTCCACTGGTTTGTCTGGTTTCGGACCAAGCGCACTACTCTTTTCAACGCGGCGCTATGGTCTTGGGTTTGGGCTTAGATCAATTGATTAAAGTACCCAGCGATGATCAGGGTCGGATGAAACCGGATGCTTTGGAAGCTGCGATCCTTGAAGCCAAAGCAGCAGGCAAAGCCCCTTTTATGGTTGCCGCAACATCGGGAACAACGGTATTGGGCGCCTTTGATCCTTTAGATGCCATCCACGATATCGCCCGTGAACATGGTCTTTGGTTTCATGTCGATGGTGCTTTTGGTGCCTCTGTGTTATTGAGCGGGAAGCATCGGCACCATATTTCAGGGGTTGAGCGGGCAGACTCCCTGACGTGGGATGCGCATAAAATGATGAACATCCCACTCATAAGCTCAGTCATTTTAGTTCAGGAACAAGGGTTAATTCGTCAAGCTTGTGGTTCTGAAGGTGGACGATATCTATTCCATGAGCAGGATTATGATGTTGACCAATTTGAACTGGGTCGCAAATCTTTAGCATGCGGGCGTCGTGTGGATGCCATGAAGCTTTGGTTGGCATGGCGTTTTTTTGGCGATGAAGGTTATGCTGCGCGTATAGAGAACCTATTTTCGCTGACCCGTTATGCCTGTCAGTTGGTGGAGGCCCACCCAAAACTGCAGTTGATGGTCGCCCCTGAATCTGTGACGTTATGCTTCCGATATCAGCCTGAAAAGGCCGAGGATATTGATCGATTCACCGTACGGTTACGGGATCGTTTGGTTCGCAGTGGTGACTCTTTGGTAAACTATTCCGTCTTAAAAACGGGTGTTGTGATCCGTATGGTTTTTGTAAATGGTGAGATGCAGAGAAGTGATTTTGACCATTTTCTGGATCGACTACTGATGCATGGCAAGGCATTGGAAGAAGAGATTTAAGCCTTTTTGCCCCTCCCCCCCTTCCTTTTATCGTTTGAATGGTGGAAAAGGTTTGAGAGCGTCTGAGAGAGAAGCTCCCTGCCTTCCCCAGGATTCTTCTTTTCATTTTTTTAGCCCCGCAGACCCGCCTCTTCTGCACCCTCAGACCCCCCTTACCTTACAATTCGCTAAAGACACGGGCATGCAAGGCGCATGGTCACGATGCTGAGCGACTGCAAAGTGGGCGGTTGGCACGATTGAAACCGTCAAGATCCCTGAGCACTTCCCGAGCATTTGGCCTTTCATCTTTTTAGCCCCGCAGACCCGTCTCTTCTGCACCCTCAGAACCCCCTTACCTGACAATTCGCTAAAGACACGGGTATGCAAGGCGCATGGTCACGATGCTGAGCGCCAGCGAAGCGGGTGGTTGGTACCGCCAAATTCATCCGCGCGACGAGATATTCTGTTTTGGGACAACAGTGTATTGGAGATCCCCGGTTCCCCAGGTTTTGGCCTTGGCCTTGGCCTTCTAACGCTAAGGAAAAAACGATCGCGTGCAACCGACTCATAATCCTTAGGTTCACCAAGTCAGAAAAAGAACAACCCAACACACATAAAGTAACTTCAAAGCATTGATGTATAGCGACGTTCAAAAGCCAAGACAGGCACCAACAGCCAGGACCAAGCCGCCCTTACCAAGTGCTGCATGCGTTATAGACACAAGAAAGCCCCCTGAATCAAATTAGATCCAGGGGGCTTTCAAAAGTGTCTGAAGGGGAATTCAGACATGATGGAAACAACCTACTCCAGTGACATCACCTGGGGGGACAGGCATGTGCACGTATTGAAGCAGGCTGCCTCCATACACTTTAAAGCAACGCTTAGCGTGCTTTCAGCCAATCAGCGATGGCTGGTGGTACTTCACGTTGGGCACGGCCCGAAACGTAGATACCGATATGACCACCTTTGAAAGGTACTTCCGTGTAATCTTCTGAACCCACCAAGCCCTTGAGAACCTTAGAAGCCGCAGGGGGTACCAAGTGGTCAAAAGAAGCGTAGATGTTCAGTACTGGCATGGTGATATTTTCCAGCTTAACGGTTTTGTTACCGATTCTAGCTGTACCGTTCACCAGACCATTCTCTTGATAGAACTCTTTGATGAACTGACGGAAAGCTTCACCCGCTTGGTCAGGACTATCAAAGATCCACTTCTCCATACGCATGAAGTTACAGAGCTTGGTTTTGTCATTCATAATCTCAACAAGATCCAGATACTTCTGGCCTGTCAGAGAGAATGGCTTCATGGAGAGGAAGGTGAAGTTCAGCAGCTCTCCAGGAACATTGCCCATGGTATCAACAAGCAGATCTACATCCAGATTACGCGCCCACAATGACAACATGTTGTCAGGGGTTTGGAAGTCTACTGGTGTCACCATAGTGACCAGGTTCTTCACTTTGTCAGGATGCAGTGCCGCAAAGCAGAGGCTAAATGCGCCACCCTGGCAGATACCCAGCAGGTTAATGGCATCCAGATCATGCTCACGGCAGATGTGGTTGACCGAACGCTTGATGTAACCGTCGATATAATCTTCCAGACCCAAGTAGCGGTCGGAGGAGTCGGGGTAACCCCAGTCGATCAGATAAACATCCATTCCCTCTTCCAGCAAGCCGCGGATGGTCGAGCGGTCTTCCTGCAGGTCGGTCATGTAAGGACGGTTAACCAATGCATAGACAATCAACATGGGTACCGCATGGGGCTTCTTTACCTTAGGGGTAAAGCGATACAGCACCATTTTATCTTCAGCGTAGACGATCTCTTTATCACTGGCACCGACTTCAATGGCACCAAGCTCAGCGAGGTTCTTATACCCTTCGGCCAGATTCTTATTAAAATCGGCCAGTTCCTGGGCAACAGATTGGGGGGTAAGATTGATAGGAAACATGACTTACGACTCTCCCTGTTGGTTGCTGGCACGCTTAGTGGCCGGCTTTTTAGCGGCTGTCTTGGCAGCCGTGGTTTTAGCAGCAGTAGTACGGGCAGCAGGCTTTTTAGCCGGAGCAGCTTTAGCCGTAGTCCCGCCATTGAGTGAGTCCAACTCATTGCGTAGCGCAGCGAACTCTGCACGCAGCTCATCAACAGCAGATACTTGCTCTTTCAAACGGCTGTTCTCTTTTTGCAGATCAGCAATTTGGTCGGCCAAATCGTAGCTTTTACGCTTGAGCTGCTGCACACCCTTGTGGGCACGCTCCATCTCTTGACGATCAGGCAGGTTCATGGCCTTGAACATCTCGCCAGAGAGCTGTTGCTGGTGATGCTTCAACTTCATCATGGTGTTGATCAAGTTGGCATTAACAACCGCGTGCTCATCGCTGGCAGTGATATCGCCATAAGCCTCTTCAGCACAGTGTACCCACAGGTCATACAGACCTTTAAGGCTATCAACATTAAGCTTCTCAGGCTCGTCCATCATGATGTTGCGGAGCTCATCAAGGGACTTGGTGCCGACCGTCGACATCAAGGAGAGATAGTTGTGCAGAGCCTGTTGGAAATCCAACCAATAAAGCACACCCTCTTGATGCTGCTCTTGAGACTCACGGGTATAGCCCAGTGCGGGAACCGAGAGAAACTTTTCCATCTGGGTACGAACAGCTTCTTGATGGCTGTTGACTTCGTCGCCTTTCAGGCCGGTCAACCAGTCACCAGGGGTTGCACCCATGGAGGAGAAAACCCGACGGAACGTATCCATGGGCATGCCCCAGAAAGCCGTCAGAGATTCGTGCTCGCCCATCAGGGACTTAGGATCAAACATCTTTTTCAGATTGTTAATCGCTTCATCTACCTGCTTGTTCCAGTCGCTCAGAGCATCGCCGGTGGAGTTGGTAGAGAAGGCTTTCATGATCTGCTCAGAGAACTTCATGAACGCGTCAGACTGACCACCCAAAGCACTGGTAACCCAAGGCATTTGGGACATGCTCTCGCCACCACCCATAGACATCCAGGGTTTCATGCTCTCTTGCCAGAAACTCATGGGGTTGGGGGCACCTTGTTGTGGTGCGCCTTGGGCCATCATGTCCCAGGCAGTTTTGGACCAGGTGTCCCAAGATTGCTTTTGCATCTCGTTCCAGCCACTCATCCAACTGTTGAAAGCTTGCGCGTTATCCGACATGACTCTCTCCGTCTTTAATCTATTTTGATGTGGGGGGGTCCGGTGGCCTACAAACCCCGTAGGCCACCGGTTAACATGCCCCACCTCAGAGGGGATTTTATAATCCCGTTGAGGACCTACCCCTCTCATCTACCCAAGGTGTAAGGTTGATCACCTTAACCAGGTAGGCTTACCTAAGGGGTGATTACTCACCAGCTTTGGCAGAGTTCACTACGGCTTCCAGGTTTTGCTCAACCAGGGTAGCAACTTCGCCACGGGTTTCGTTCATCAGCTCAACGGTTGCGTTGGCGTGCTTAACCATCTCTTCGCCGAAGGACTTGGCCAGCTCGGCTTGGCGGTTCATAACTTCACGGGCATCCTTAACTTCACCCAGCAGTTTCACTTGGGAAACGCTGTTGTTGATGTAAAGGTTGGCCAGGGTGATTTGCTGTTGAGCCAGCTTCTGGAAAGCACTCTCGTTGATCTTTTGGAAGCTGTTCATGTTATCCAGCAAAGATTTAGTCGCATCGTTCCACTGTTGAGCAAACTTGTTATCCATTTTACGTCTCCTTGAGATATGGGATGCAACGCGTTTTGCGTTGCAACATGTTGCGATGCAGAATACGCAGATTTCGGGGTGTCGTCAAGCGTTTTTTTGCATTGCAAAATAAGAAGCGCGTTTTTGGGGATGCCACCAACAGGAATAGAGGAAACTAAAACACCAAAGACTTTGTTTTTAAAGCAAAGCCTAAAAGATAACGGTCTTAGCCATCATCTTTCTTTTTGCCACCTGACAAGGTGGATTGCCACTGATTCCAGAACTGCATGTTCTGTTCAGTTGCCTTATTAAACATTTCCATAAAGCCAAAAGGATCTTGCTGAGATTGGGGTTTACCATCTCCCATTTGATCCATAAAATTCTTTTGATTATCCAGATAGAAGGTAATGCTTTGCTTGAGAAAATCCCCCGTGAAGGACTGCATAGCCCCACCATAGAGACGGATAATCATCGTCAGAAAATCGGTACTAAAGACCGGATCACCCTTCTCTTCTTCATCTGCAATAACCTGCAGTAGGATGGTACGGGTGACATCTGAGCCACTTTTGGAGTCGATGACTTTAAAGACCACCCCTTCCACCACCAATTTTTGAATGCCCTCTAACGTCACAAACTCAGAAGTCTCTGTATCATACAGGCGACGGTTGGGGTATTTCTTGATGATGCGGGGTTGATCCATGGTCACTCACCTAAAAAAAATATAGATATTCGCATGTCACAACCTCATAAAGGATTGTGACCTTGATCCCCATTGTGTGCCAGCGCCCTATAAAAATTCAACCGCTTTATGGTGGAGAGGGATGCTGTGGCACCTGAAAATGGGGTCTAAAAACAAACAAGAAGATCCCACCACCCATAAAGGCAGCGGGATCTTCCATGATCCTTGTGGATAACAGCCAAGCTGTCATCCTCATCCATATTTAGTGGGTGTACATACCACCATTAATGGAGAAGTCAGCACCGGTCATGAA comes from Magnetococcus sp. PR-3 and encodes:
- a CDS encoding pyridoxal phosphate-dependent decarboxylase family protein, translated to MEKTLNAVTQLILDFLQENQNSTDRIVDYLPPEKLAEVFDLSIHPHGLPDHEALIPVLQEYLKHSVKTGHPQFCNQLFAGFNFPAFLGEVFTALTNTSMYTYEVAPLATLMERYLIEKMGSLAGFSNPDGIFSSGGSNSNLIAMLCARQKMFPDIKRTGSSVLPPLVCLVSDQAHYSFQRGAMVLGLGLDQLIKVPSDDQGRMKPDALEAAILEAKAAGKAPFMVAATSGTTVLGAFDPLDAIHDIAREHGLWFHVDGAFGASVLLSGKHRHHISGVERADSLTWDAHKMMNIPLISSVILVQEQGLIRQACGSEGGRYLFHEQDYDVDQFELGRKSLACGRRVDAMKLWLAWRFFGDEGYAARIENLFSLTRYACQLVEAHPKLQLMVAPESVTLCFRYQPEKAEDIDRFTVRLRDRLVRSGDSLVNYSVLKTGVVIRMVFVNGEMQRSDFDHFLDRLLMHGKALEEEI
- a CDS encoding NADAR family protein, which encodes MGSPLPNIWYSCFSNFSDHPFELDDQLWFTVEHYFQAAKFENREQQARIYQCPSPMTAALMGKDRSVPIRPDWEKVKREVMDRAINAKFDTHTQLDEFLQETTPYPLVNYTAFDPFWGQDKQGKGQNQLGQLLMERRSRML
- the phaE gene encoding class III poly(R)-hydroxyalkanoic acid synthase subunit PhaE; translation: MSDNAQAFNSWMSGWNEMQKQSWDTWSKTAWDMMAQGAPQQGAPNPMSFWQESMKPWMSMGGGESMSQMPWVTSALGGQSDAFMKFSEQIMKAFSTNSTGDALSDWNKQVDEAINNLKKMFDPKSLMGEHESLTAFWGMPMDTFRRVFSSMGATPGDWLTGLKGDEVNSHQEAVRTQMEKFLSVPALGYTRESQEQHQEGVLYWLDFQQALHNYLSLMSTVGTKSLDELRNIMMDEPEKLNVDSLKGLYDLWVHCAEEAYGDITASDEHAVVNANLINTMMKLKHHQQQLSGEMFKAMNLPDRQEMERAHKGVQQLKRKSYDLADQIADLQKENSRLKEQVSAVDELRAEFAALRNELDSLNGGTTAKAAPAKKPAARTTAAKTTAAKTAAKKPATKRASNQQGES
- a CDS encoding class III poly(R)-hydroxyalkanoic acid synthase subunit PhaC; protein product: MFPINLTPQSVAQELADFNKNLAEGYKNLAELGAIEVGASDKEIVYAEDKMVLYRFTPKVKKPHAVPMLIVYALVNRPYMTDLQEDRSTIRGLLEEGMDVYLIDWGYPDSSDRYLGLEDYIDGYIKRSVNHICREHDLDAINLLGICQGGAFSLCFAALHPDKVKNLVTMVTPVDFQTPDNMLSLWARNLDVDLLVDTMGNVPGELLNFTFLSMKPFSLTGQKYLDLVEIMNDKTKLCNFMRMEKWIFDSPDQAGEAFRQFIKEFYQENGLVNGTARIGNKTVKLENITMPVLNIYASFDHLVPPAASKVLKGLVGSEDYTEVPFKGGHIGIYVSGRAQREVPPAIADWLKAR
- a CDS encoding bacteriohemerythrin, coding for MQMIALGIEFMDLQHQQFVETLRSLKEEPDEKILETFPLIVTALTEHFSQEEALMQQCGFGALQEHRGEHQRLLGECAMLTRFAKRGGAGSIITFLTAELPKWFDTHLQTMDAALARHALDHPL
- a CDS encoding HpcH/HpaI aldolase/citrate lyase family protein, whose protein sequence is MSVVRSIMMVAGDNPQHLNKIPSLAADWAMVNLEDGVGDKNKARQLVAEILGTLDPNILANKVVIRINPMDRGGLKDLKALSHLKPKAFRLPKVEDQETLHMALMQIDEAVDLHFTVETRAAWNMLDRFKIDHRVTTAYLGILDLMADLGIPQSLLKPDNPTIDYILARFLVQCRSNDLMPVSFVYQDHRNLQALEKWCHKVKAMGYTAKGCIAPAQAQIINRIFAPDQAALQRARQIVERFHEHKTQGVTGFVDPDYGFIDEPIARDAQHLLTLES
- the phaR gene encoding polyhydroxyalkanoate synthesis repressor PhaR; translated protein: MDQPRIIKKYPNRRLYDTETSEFVTLEGIQKLVVEGVVFKVIDSKSGSDVTRTILLQVIADEEEKGDPVFSTDFLTMIIRLYGGAMQSFTGDFLKQSITFYLDNQKNFMDQMGDGKPQSQQDPFGFMEMFNKATEQNMQFWNQWQSTLSGGKKKDDG
- a CDS encoding DUF364 domain-containing protein; amino-acid sequence: MGSAWALYDQLLEQATLAAGEGRVAEVTIGPVWTVVRTDDGGMGLAMSPSVATRTLPWSGSLRGRPLSELITWVKSWNFHEAAVGMAALNASLGIPMAWAREATPLMTPGSANLAVFDHFKRHLTHKKVVVVGRYPGLDRLIEEGNWQVLERDPEQGDLPDSACEYLLPEADWAFITASALTNKTLPRLLELSRHAVTVLMGPSLPWWTEWSRFGVDFLAGVRIAHEDAVLHTAAEGGGVRIFEAGARYHLLDVGLENMAILKGDIADKHSRRDTLKAEMEQWYEQGKKGRFTRWYELQRLDGELAELDQRYRRQWDARNLTEPF
- a CDS encoding phasin family protein: MDNKFAQQWNDATKSLLDNMNSFQKINESAFQKLAQQQITLANLYINNSVSQVKLLGEVKDAREVMNRQAELAKSFGEEMVKHANATVELMNETRGEVATLVEQNLEAVVNSAKAGE